In candidate division WOR-3 bacterium, one DNA window encodes the following:
- a CDS encoding indolepyruvate oxidoreductase subunit beta, translated as MARNKSIMIAGVGGQGILVAADIIALAALDSGFDVKKSEIHGMSQRGGSVTSSVKYAKKVFSPVITCGQADILLSFELLESLRQLHFLKDGGFLAVNEMRIDPLPVAVGNFEYPGDIKEKLTSIVGAKNLLFVNAVEAAQTLNDMRTMNVFLIGAVSSKMPEITQKSWEKAVRERLPEKAFEINMKAFEMGKTGS; from the coding sequence ATGGCCAGGAATAAAAGCATTATGATAGCCGGCGTCGGCGGCCAGGGAATTCTTGTGGCGGCTGACATTATAGCTCTCGCCGCACTCGATTCCGGATTCGACGTAAAAAAAAGTGAAATACACGGAATGTCACAAAGAGGCGGAAGCGTGACTTCTTCCGTAAAATACGCAAAAAAAGTGTTTTCTCCCGTAATAACCTGCGGTCAAGCCGATATACTTCTTTCATTTGAACTTCTCGAATCACTGCGTCAGCTCCATTTTCTTAAAGATGGGGGGTTTCTCGCGGTCAACGAAATGCGGATAGACCCCCTCCCTGTGGCGGTCGGCAATTTTGAGTATCCCGGCGACATAAAAGAAAAACTGACGTCCATAGTCGGGGCAAAAAACCTTCTGTTTGTCAATGCGGTTGAAGCGGCTCAGACTCTCAACGACATGAGGACAATGAACGTCTTCCTCATAGGAGCCGTATCTTCAAAAATGCCGGAAATCACTCAAAAATCCTGGGAAAAAGCAGTCAGGGAAAGACTTCCTGAAAAAGCGTTCGAAATAAACATGAAAGCTTTTGAGATGGGGAAAACAGGCAGTTAG
- the iorA gene encoding indolepyruvate ferredoxin oxidoreductase subunit alpha, whose translation MEKVLLSGNEAVARGAYEADVKVAAAYPGTPSTEIMENIAQYGDIYKEWSVNEKVALEVAAGASMAGARALCAMKHVGLNVAADPLFSMSYIGATGGFVVITADDPGMHSSQNEQDNRHYARAAKIPCLEPSDSQESKDFVIEALDISENFDTPVLMRMTTRVCHSKTAVIIGDKKKHENKVYVKDIKKRIIVPTHARVRHAFVEERTEKLIEFAGKSKLNRKPVKKSDFLVIASGISYFYAREAFPEMDFMKIGMSWPLNLDVIKEVTKKYKKVYVVEENDPFIENELKTAGIKVIGKDVFPMVDELDQEKLQKALKKEKTLKVPVQGLPPRPPALCPGCPHTGVFYAISKLKLPATGDIGCYTLGAFPPLNALDTTVCMGASISNAHGMEKSETVELSKKTVAVIGDSTFFHSGMTGLANMVYNKSRGIVVILDNSTTAMTGHQGHPGTGKTLNYGDHVKIDIEKTVIGLGVKDIHKVDPHDIPAVLNAFEKSLSHDGVSVIIATRPCIFLVPKRSYGKIYIVNHDECVGCRICVGLGCPAISFRENKSNINPMFCAGCGLCASLCPKKAIKINEGVENGQE comes from the coding sequence ATGGAAAAAGTACTTCTGTCCGGCAATGAAGCAGTAGCCCGAGGAGCTTACGAAGCCGACGTGAAAGTCGCCGCGGCGTACCCGGGAACACCCTCCACTGAAATTATGGAAAATATCGCACAATACGGCGATATTTATAAAGAATGGTCGGTCAACGAGAAAGTCGCCCTCGAAGTAGCCGCAGGTGCTTCGATGGCTGGAGCCAGGGCTCTTTGCGCCATGAAGCACGTCGGCCTCAACGTAGCCGCCGACCCCCTCTTTTCAATGAGTTACATAGGCGCAACAGGCGGTTTTGTCGTAATCACCGCCGACGATCCTGGCATGCATTCCTCTCAGAACGAACAGGACAACAGACACTACGCGAGAGCCGCTAAAATACCATGTCTCGAACCATCAGACAGCCAGGAATCAAAAGACTTTGTTATTGAAGCGCTTGATATCTCGGAAAATTTCGACACGCCGGTCCTCATGAGAATGACAACCCGCGTATGTCACTCAAAAACAGCAGTTATAATCGGCGATAAAAAGAAACATGAAAATAAAGTTTACGTAAAAGACATAAAGAAGAGAATTATAGTTCCTACGCACGCCAGAGTCAGACATGCTTTCGTCGAAGAAAGGACAGAAAAGCTGATCGAATTTGCAGGAAAATCCAAACTCAACCGAAAACCCGTAAAAAAATCCGATTTTCTCGTAATAGCCTCGGGAATATCATATTTTTACGCCAGGGAGGCATTTCCCGAGATGGACTTCATGAAAATCGGAATGAGCTGGCCTCTCAATCTCGACGTAATAAAAGAAGTGACTAAAAAATATAAAAAAGTTTATGTCGTCGAAGAAAACGATCCTTTCATAGAAAACGAATTGAAAACTGCCGGAATTAAAGTAATAGGAAAAGACGTATTTCCCATGGTGGACGAGCTCGATCAGGAGAAACTCCAAAAAGCTCTCAAAAAAGAAAAAACCTTGAAAGTTCCTGTTCAGGGTCTTCCTCCCCGTCCTCCCGCCCTTTGCCCGGGATGTCCTCACACCGGCGTTTTCTACGCCATATCAAAACTGAAACTGCCGGCCACCGGAGACATAGGATGTTACACTCTGGGCGCATTTCCGCCGTTGAACGCCCTTGACACGACTGTCTGCATGGGTGCCTCGATATCCAACGCCCACGGAATGGAAAAATCAGAAACGGTCGAACTGAGCAAAAAAACAGTGGCGGTAATCGGAGACTCGACTTTCTTCCACAGCGGAATGACAGGTCTCGCCAACATGGTCTACAACAAGAGCCGCGGTATAGTCGTCATTCTCGACAATTCAACGACAGCCATGACAGGTCATCAGGGACATCCGGGAACAGGAAAAACGCTCAACTACGGCGACCACGTTAAAATTGACATAGAAAAGACGGTGATCGGTCTTGGAGTCAAAGATATTCATAAAGTTGATCCCCACGACATACCGGCGGTTTTAAATGCTTTTGAAAAATCTCTTTCTCACGACGGAGTATCTGTAATAATCGCCACGAGACCCTGCATTTTTCTCGTACCCAAACGCTCTTACGGAAAAATTTACATTGTCAACCACGACGAATGCGTGGGCTGCAGGATATGCGTGGGACTTGGCTGTCCAGCGATATCTTTCAGGGAGAATAAATCCAACATAAATCCCATGTTCTGTGCGGGATGCGGACTCTGTGCCTCCTTGTGCCCCAAGAAAGCGATAAAAATCAATGAAGGAGTCGAAAATGGCCAGGAATAA
- a CDS encoding PorV/PorQ family protein, whose product MKPIILSAILALAVFSPLFSTDPYSGAGTSGFSFLKITGSAKSVAMARTGIAGDASFGLNPASYSKSGKFLSTSYCYLMFSTHTGSFSYTHPQSFGIVSGGIDYLTSPGIDKTDQQGNILGEFSYSIIMPGLAFAKDLSENISAGAEVKFLYSSVDEFNAAVLSLGAGAIYGFSDIDGLSAGIAVENLGLTLKAYDEEKDPLPVKFTGGISFSRNFYTLNADFSKASDTRFIIAFGGEVKPYKMIAFRAGYSTKGTEYKTGDSNDLMSGFSFGAGFFIQNLSLDYSFVPMKDLGYSHTIGLNFSL is encoded by the coding sequence ATGAAACCGATTATTTTATCTGCAATTTTGGCCCTCGCGGTTTTTTCGCCGCTTTTTTCAACAGACCCATATTCCGGAGCGGGAACCAGCGGATTCAGTTTTCTTAAAATCACCGGATCTGCTAAATCCGTAGCTATGGCGAGAACTGGTATAGCAGGAGACGCGTCGTTCGGACTGAATCCGGCTTCGTACTCGAAATCCGGGAAATTTCTGAGCACTTCTTACTGCTATCTTATGTTTTCCACTCACACGGGATCTTTTTCGTACACGCACCCTCAATCCTTCGGCATAGTTTCCGGCGGTATCGACTATCTCACTTCTCCGGGAATAGACAAGACGGACCAGCAAGGCAATATACTCGGGGAGTTCTCATATTCGATAATAATGCCTGGCCTTGCATTCGCTAAAGATTTGTCGGAAAACATAAGCGCCGGAGCAGAGGTGAAATTTCTTTACAGTTCTGTTGACGAATTCAACGCGGCGGTTTTGTCTTTAGGCGCGGGAGCCATTTACGGTTTTTCAGACATTGATGGTTTATCAGCCGGTATAGCGGTTGAAAATCTTGGATTGACGCTCAAAGCATATGACGAGGAAAAAGATCCTTTACCCGTCAAATTCACCGGTGGAATATCATTTTCGAGGAATTTTTACACGCTGAACGCCGATTTTTCGAAAGCCTCGGACACGAGATTTATCATAGCTTTTGGAGGCGAAGTCAAGCCTTACAAGATGATAGCGTTCAGGGCTGGTTATTCGACAAAAGGGACAGAATATAAAACCGGAGATTCCAACGACCTCATGTCGGGTTTTAGTTTTGGAGCGGGTTTTTTCATACAAAACCTCTCTCTCGACTATTCATTTGTTCCGATGAAAGATCTCGGATACAGTCACACAATAGGCCTGAACTTCAGTCTGTAA